A window of Drosophila sulfurigaster albostrigata strain 15112-1811.04 chromosome X, ASM2355843v2, whole genome shotgun sequence genomic DNA:
tagTCCTTAAATGCTAGCTAACtcaacaataattttatagttttcatTGTTTTACTACCGGTTAATTCTCCATAAccttaattatatatatgtagttttATTGCTATATAACTGCAGTCTGTTTTCTTTAAGTCATATACAACCTCAATTCCATGAGACATCTAGTTTTATTTAGCTATAACATAAGCACTATGTATAACCcaatttgtttaaaagttCAGTCGAACATAACCTCAATGTAGAATATGTTCATTCCTATTGaagataattaaaattctCCACATGTCACTTGATCAACACAACTTTCACACGCATTCTTCTATTCGCATTGTGTGACTCATTTCAGTCTGCCGAAGGATCAGTTGGTGTACATTGGACTGAGGGACATTGACCCCTACGAGGCGTtcatattgaataaatttggAATACGTTACTATGCCATGGATGTAAGTAGAATCGAGGGACActaaattacacacacacacacacacacacacacacacacacacatacacaagcgCGCGCTCGCAGGATTGTAAAATTCGGGTTTCTGAAGGCTGGGGGGATCAAATAACGCATAACGATCGTGCGTGACAACCTCAACAACGTTACATCCGAAAATGTatgcgcatgtgtgagtgtgtgtgtgtgtgtgtgaatgtgtgctGTAAGTGCAAGCTCGCATCGCATTTATAGGGGTTGTCCAATGCTCGCTTTGTCGGGGGGCTGCGAAATTGAATCCTAGCTCAGTCTGCACCCTTCTCTGTAGCTGCAGGCAAAGTTACACAGCACAGGACAGGACACTCCCTAGGCAGGGCAGCGCCTCCTCTCTGCCACTCTGCCCACCCCTTGGCCAACTGGTCGTTACAACTTCCGATCCGAGACGATCACATAAAAATAcggtggttgctgctgctgcctctgctgctgctgcaacgtgCTCAGCCACATCCGCTTGCATCCTGCAGCAGGCtgcaggcagcaacagcagccattATTTATGACTCGTGCAAAATTCGACGTCTGTTGAAAAATGGTTTAATGTTTTTGTGCTGAGCTGCAAATTTATTATCGCCTCATTAGTTCAATCGAGGTATGCCAAGGGGGGCAGAGACGAAGGCCAGAGCGAGACGGCTGCACATTTCGACTATCGATAATGGCCGCCATCATAGTTCTAGTTATCTAGTTTAGTTTCCATCATCTAGCGCCGCCGCCAATCGCTATGCAGCTTGCGCGCAAAGCTTTCTTACCAGCGCCATCTAGCGGGCAGTTGTACTAAGTCTTGATTCGTGTTGTTTGCTTGCAGTCAATCGATCGCGTTGGCGTACCCAAAATCATCGAGATGACACTGGACGCTCTGAATCCGGCGAATAAAATACACGTGAGCTTCGATATCGATGCACTCGACAGCAACGTGGCACCCAGCACTGGCACCGCCGTGCGAGGTGGCCTCACGTTGCGCGAGGGCATCAGCATCGTGGAGGCGTTGCGTGACACGAAACGGGTCCAGGGCATGGATCTGGTCGAGATTAATCCGAAACTGGGCAGCGAGCGAGATGTGCGCACCACAGTCGACTCTGGCCTGGAGATACTCAAGAGCATGTTCGGCTATCGTCGCTCGGGAGCTCGCTATTACAGCAACCTGGACACGAATATTTTGGGTCACGAGCAGTAAATGTTtacaatcatttatttttttttttttgtatacccgTTGCGCAGTGTATCATCATGGACCAGCGAAAGTCCATAGAGTTATAGCTTTCAAATTTGCTGATGATATTTCAATAGGTTAAAATGcacatttcaattcattttctttcgatcgcatactaaataatattatatactgtatttcCTCTGTCTCGATCTCAGAGACTTCAGGGCTTCAGCTATCAAATTTGCTGACAATATTCCTGTAGCTTTTactatgtatatgtttatCAAGTTCATTTTGATATAAGTCACAGCCCTAAGAAAAGAGAATTAACAGCTTTTAAAAGGTTTCCTTACGATCgaatagtaaatattatttactctGTCCGATCTCTTTAATTTCTgctgaaaataataaataaatgtctcAATATACCTTTAGGTTCCACGCACGTCAATACAAGTAAACCACCTCTTAAATGTTTTCCATGcaagcaacatttttatttgtcgtacacaaaaatgtgtagcgggtatccactagtcgagcacactcgactgtagaatacttatttgtgttttttttttattcttcgttgtgtgtgtaacatttattgtatatcgtatgttatgtatttgtgttttgtatgtaCAAGAGTTGGTTTTGGCTTAAAATTTGTAACACTAAGAGCGCAAATAAAGTAGCTGCTACATTGTTAATGTATCATAAAGAAGAGTTTGGGATTCATTTATAACTGAGATTACGCATTCCACTAGTCTGTGTGTTATTTGCCCGGCGCAGTGGTTGGCCGATAAGCGGATATATCCACATtggccatcagcagcagctcgtTGATCGGCACTGTGGGCACGTTTACCTTTGCTGAGCTgtcaacggcaacggcgacgcTGAGCGCAGGCGGAGGCGACGTTGCTGGCGATGAGGAGGACGATGCCAGCAATGCTGATGACTGCTGGCTATTTAGATGACGCTGATACAGCTGCGGAGCAAACAGCTGAAGCAGGCGACGTTGCAGCGTCAGAAGCAGCGAGTTCATCGCGCCCGAAATGACAATGATGCCCGATATAATGGAACAGAGTCGAATGACAAAGGTGAGCAGATAGTCGCGATCGTGGCTGACCACAATCTTCAAGGCGGACCAATCGTACTTGAAGTAAATGCCCGGCGAGCCGTAAGAGTTCCGTTCCGAGTCTGTAGGCAGATagaaataaagagagagagttagtTAATACACTTAAGGTGGAGATGCATTGATGACGTACCCAACTTGCGCACGTTCTCGGTGACAGCGTATTGGAATGTGCTAATTGTGCTGAACGTGTGCTGAATCTCCGTGGGCACCACCTTGATGAAATACTGCACCGTGGTGGCCTCCTCGTAGATGACGGTCTCATCGCCCTCCAGTGGCTGGACAATGCGCCGCGAGTATTGCCCGAAGCTGAGCCGGTTGATGCGATGCGTAAAGTTGGCAGGCATGCGCCGGAACTCGATCATCCAATGGTCCTCGAACAAGCCCACTACAGGCTGTGCCCCGCCCACCAAATGCAGCACGCCCGCCACCTTGTTAATGCCCAGTGTGCCGTGCAAGCGGCAGGCATCGAACTTGCTCTCTGACTGCGGCAGCTCGtgcggatgtggatgtggatggggttgctgctgttgtggctgtggctgcggctggGGCTGCAGTGCACCAGGTGGTGGCGCTGCCGCCGAGTGTGAGGCACGCTGCGGATTCTCACTGTGCGGCAAATCGTGTCGCTCGCGCAGTATGTCCTTGAACAGGATGTCCGCCACCGAATGGTATTCCTCGCGCAGATAATGATTGGTCAGCTGCATTGATTGGAACTGCCTGCGATCAGACTCGGACATTTGCCACCAGACGCCCTCGCGTTGCAGCGTCCCATACGCAAACACATCCTGCTGCGTCTCGTCCATCAGATCGACGCCGGAGAGCGAGGCACAGGGCATAGCCACCGTGATGTCCACATGCATCTGCACCTGCTCATCAAGCGCCATGTCTGGCTCAAATTGATAGATAATGTCCGTCTCATGCCAATAATAACGCAATTCCGTGTACACCAGATACACGATAAGCAGGCGGCTCAGCAGCGACACTGAAAGTGGCAAAGATATAGCATAGTGCAGCATATGGTGTTCATGCAAGTCTTACGTGTGCCGCCGATCTCAGTGGTCTCCGTGTACTTCTCCGGCACCTTTTTGAATGCATCCAGATTCTTGGCGAATTCAAGCAAATTGCTTTTATCGCCGCGATAGCGCAGCGTTGCCGACATCCTTGCGAGTCCCTTGACTATCCCTCGTTCActattgcaatttgtttgttcaGCTTGTCGATTTGTTGTACCGCAAAAAGattatcatcatcgtcataTCATCATTGCCACGTATCTCGCCCACTTTTATTGCCCCTCCCCCGTGCACAGTAATCTCGCTCACTTCGCGCTCAATTCCGTGTGCGTGGAATGCAAATTCGATACAGTTATATGATTGCAATCGTTatcaaaaaaccaaagcaacaacagcaattatgttttgttaacaaattaaaaacgatatatataaagaatgcAAATTATTGCCGTTGCCGGCTGAATTGTTGATAAATATCGTCACGTTATCGATATAAGAgtagttttaaaataagctGCATTCGATAGGCCTGAGCACAGCTGATCGCGTTACCAACTATTGCCAACGACGTATTAAAATTGAGCAATAGTGAGACCGTACCCTGTGATTTGTAGGTTgctgcattttgtattttggtatatcctATGAACAGctgataaataaatagattatttgttaaaatctcgcaatttatgtaaaaatatgctttcaataataaacacatttattaaatataacatttgcCTTCACTGAACATCATTGTTTAGCCGAGAAAATCaatgtttaaacaaatgtCTAAGACATCGATATCATCATCGATATTTCTGCGACTTTTTAGCATTGATTAACCGATTGAGTTTCgcaatattattgttaaaccGAACTTGGTGTCCAGACAGAGCGCGTCGTTTGTTGTTCGTCGTAGTGCTTAAACACTTAGTAATCGTGTATAAACAAACTAACGAGCGCGTGAGCGAGCAagcaaaaacaagttttttcttttcggtAATTAGCATGCACgtatttacattatttgttGAGAGATATTTGATCGCTTGATTTTTAGCCAGTCGCAGTAATAAAtttgcacatacatacagctgtagcttaaaatatatacagttGTTGCAAAAGGGTAATAAATCTCATTTCCGTTGTCTGCTTGTACATATTGTACATATAGAAAATCGTTAAACGTGACTATGGCTTTTGCATCGAAGTGCGCATTTGTTGTCGTCACCAGCTTATTGGCATTGCTCTTGACGACGCCTGATGTTGTGGACGCCCGTCGTGCCCAAGGCAATAGTCAGCGCAAGACGCCATCTAGCGGCCGTGTGACTCAGCCACCGCCACCACAGTATAGCAACAATGCTGATCTGACCAAACTGAGCTACTCCAACAACTACAACGCTCAACCCAATCGACCGACCGCCACGCAAACTCACTCCGCCAACTCGCCCGTctctggcaacaacaacaataataatcagaACGGTTCGCCCATCGGCTGGAATGTGCCACAGCAACAAGGTCAGTCACATCAGCCTGTGCCAGCGCCCGCCTATCAAGCACCCAACTACGGCGCCgcaccacaaccacaacccTCCTACCATGCCCCCATCCAGCCCAGTCAAAATCATGGACAGCAATATGCGGGCGTGCCACAAGGTGCTACCTATTATCAGCCCAATCAGTTGCCCCCCGGCGCCACTTTTTATCCATCTGCTGGACATATGCCCAACACTGGCTATCATCcggttgcagctgcagccccTCCACCAGGTGCCACGTACTATCAGGCAGGCGCGGCGTTGCCACCAGGCGCCACCTTGTATGCACAACCACCTCAGCAATCGGGTTCATCTGGTCCAGGCTTTCGTAAGTCAACAACAAAGCGCAACAACAATCGGTGAATCATCAAGTAACCAATCAACTTTCTTTGTAGTAACTGGCGCATTGGCTGGCGCTGCCACTGGCGCAGTGGTCACTCATTTGTTGAGCTCCTCTGGCGGCAGTTCGTCCCATCCCGTGGCCGCAGCGCCACCTGCACCCGCAGCTGGCCAGGATCgcatcattatcattaacaATGGTGTGCCCGTCAATGCCAGCGATGGCACCACGGTCATCAATGcaggcgcagcagcagcaccaccagcagcagcaggtgttCCTGTTCTTCCAGTGAATGGCACTCAAATGGAGGCAATGCAGCCCGCTCAGCTCGCACCATTTGCGCCAGACAATGCCACCATGCCCATGTCGAATACTACGGatccagcagcagcgggagcGGTAGCACCTGCATCACCGGCAGCTGGTAGCATCATCTGTGTGCCAACCAAGGTCAACGAGACGGATCCCActgacagcagcaaaatgGTGGAGGTCGAGAAGATTGCCTGCTATCCGGCACCGCCACCGCCCGCTGTTGCTCCCGGCTCGGAGCCAGCACCCCTTGCACCCCTTGGCTCGCCACCAGCAGCGATGTCGCCACCGCTGGCACCATTGGCACCGATTACCACCAGCCAGCCAGCGTTGTTGCCACCCGATCAGGCAGCTGTGCGCTCCAGCAACAGCGGAGCCAGCAGCATTTGCAGCAGCACGTTGCACGCCATGTGGCCGATGTTTGCTGCTCTGGCTGCTTTTGTGGTGCGCTTTGCCGCAGCGGGTGGCAATTAAGTGTCGTCATTCTGGTTTcgttttttgctttgcactcTTTATTAGCCTCACCCACTGCACCCCTAGCCACGAACCCACACACAAATCCACGTCCTCTAGCGCGACCCTAGCagcaatttttaaatgcaattaccATGATGATGTGGATGATGGTTGCATTGCTAACTATTGTAGTAATTGTCCGTAGAGTATTCTTAATTCGTATGTTGTAGGTTGAAAACTAAACGCCTGATGATATATTAATACCAATGGCCTTCACTTGTGATGATTATAATGAtaaagacgaagacgacgatgatggtgatgatgataaGGCAGCTAAGCTCGAATGCATCAATATTCCCTGTAACGTTAACTGTGAATCtctaaaaaatacttaaaaattgaagaaacTCAAGACAAAATGTGGACCacttaacacaaaaaaaaaaaggaaatgaaaagaCATATCTCAgtatagtatactatatatatatacatatatcgcaATTTGTTGCTTATAATCAATCTTCAATCAATTGGTAGTATTACAATACGCTTAAACACTCGTTTAAGCCACAGCTCACAGTTGTTTGctcaattttgtattatatattttattgttttgttttttattcgtGTTTGTTCTTCTGGTCATAATTACTGATTCAATAAAAGCTTAATAAACATAACACCCGCACTCCAAGCTGCCAAAGTTGATCTTTTTCTTGGCAAAACTCTTTTCCCATAGActgcacagcaacaacttgaaCAATAGAAAACACTTGAcacccaacagcagcagctttcaCTTTTATTGAACAACTGTCTGTCTgaactgttgttgttcaatCATGCAATACCATCTCTCACCCAATCGTGGAACAGTTGAAGATGACTCCAAATATCTCTTTCAActgtgctttatttttatggtatacaGTGTATACTATACACAGAAAAATATGGATTGACctcaactatttatttatggtgGTTCATGGAATCGAAGAAGGAAGAGAGATAGGAACATAGGAAgtatagagagagaaagagagagggagggagaggtAGGAAGATAGCaatacgtatatacatactcgtacatatGATATATTATGGAGAAACGGATGGGAAGAACTCTTCTCAGACTTAAATTCCATGCATTTGAAAGCAACAATTATAAGAACAAATGCGCAGTAAGAATTATTAACTACTAATTATGCATGCGCGTACTAAACAAAATGACATTCTCccttatatatattataaagaaCTGGTCTGTCTTGTTTCGACTTGCAGCAAGGAGAAAAACATTCATTCAATCAGctaattacaacaaaataaccATATAGACAAACATCTACAGacgtattaaatattttgatgtgTTTTCAATAATTCGGATAGTTGAAAATCCACAACAAAGTTACAGGTTTTTTCAaccgcaaaatatttgcagcaataaaaaatacattgtTCAGTAAAACGTAATTTTAACGTTAACTTTAACAGTTGCAAAAGATTAGTGCCGActaacgaaataaaaatacttttaatcaCACTTTTTGTAGTAATCTGTATTTCACTTTACAGACATCaagaaaaaagtaagaaagctgcagttgagtgtgttcgactgtatGATAcccaatttccatttttaataaaactatatcctaaaaatataacaaaaaaaatctgaaaacATACCAGGgataatatttggtatttcgatatagtactgtatttaaaatataccatagcgtacaaaatatataaaccagattgtcagctaaagcaacttATTGCAGTAGGAAATTGTAACCATACAAatcatttcttaaataacatcCACAATTTGTTATCTGATCATAGGCAATTCTTCAGGAGTCCTAAATTCGGTAGTTATTGAATGTATTTATCTAGCTTTAttattacgcttgttattcgattatTGTCAATTTGAgtgggcggaagtgggcgtggcaaaaatctaaaacttaaacttaatctgttaatgcaaaattaacaaattatctCTTACAACTTCTGAGATCTAGTTATTCATATGAACGGACAGACACACGGACATATGAAGCTATATCTTGTTGATACACTTTTTAGTTTGAGAAATAGCTCCTTCTcctgttatatatatttcctgAAAGGACAAAGTTATAGTACCATTCTACCTaacgggtagcgggtataaaaaagaacTGAACAAATGTTAAAGCACAGTATAATACACTTCCGATGCGAGTACTCTCCAAAATATCCAAATCTACCATTTACTATCTTTAAAAATTGGTGTGAAAATTTTCGAACCTGATCTTTAATTTTCAAACTACAAATTGGAAAATTCCAACCACAATTTATTTCCTATTATCATGATTTCATTTATAGTCTCTTAACAATCGGTAGCCATGATTCAAGGAATTTACATTTACTCAAAAGAGGAAATTGTCGTAAAAAGATAAAAACCCATCGACATGCTAGAGAGATATTGGTAATGGATTGCTTGAATTGACCTTTAACAATGTGATGTTtaaccaaaatatattatacagtTTGATCGAAAACTTTGAGAGAACATTGTGTATATTTAAGTAACAAGTGTTCTCCAACATGCTTCacataaacatattaataacTGGAGTAGAAcatattcaaaacaaaatccTGTCTAAAAAGGgaaacaacaaatgaataaacaaTGTTAAGATTATATTTTTACGCGTTTTAATCTGGTAACCATGTTATTCTGCTACATGACACATGTATTAGTCATTGGAAAACAGttgtaaaaaatgttttgtgttgtAATCTTTACTCGGCTTCATCGTCCTCATCGTCGTTGGAGCTAATTCTGAAGTAGCGCAGCTCGTATGAGTCCTTCTCGTTGGCCACAACACGGATCCAATCACGCAGACTGTTCTTCTTCAGGTACTTCTTGGTCAAGTACTTGAGGTAGGGCTTAGAGAAGTGGACATCGGAGTTGACGATCAACTTCATCTTGGAGCGCTCAAAGGTGACGTTGTTGCCCAAGTTGTTCACCTTGCCGTTGACCTTAAGGCGAGCCTTCACATATTTCTCCTGCGAAAAAGAGAAATGCATCAATTAGAAAGAGAACGCAAGTAAATCCACTCGAAGCAAAATCTATCGATTGGATTGAGATGAAAAATACTAGACGTAGTAGTAgtgctgtctctgtctttgttAAGGCCAAAAGCAAATGGTAAGGTCAGCAAAAGGCCCAAATAAAGAAGAGTGaccaatttttttaatttgccacTGAGTACACTGCCATCAGAGCGACTCGCAAAAGCTTTCACTCTCTGACGGCAAATCGGCGTGGccttaatttatttgacaCAAAAAGATAGGAGCAAAGAAGCTGTTGCATCGGAGACAGTAAACATTATAAGTTATATTTAatctaattgcattttaatttgaatgttcTTCCTTGAcgatgaaattttaaatatggtATTAAACGGTAGTGTCAAAAACAAtacttaaaaaacaaaaacaactcaaTATCGTCGAGAAAAACCATCAAAATCTCATACTTCGAAATCATGGACGATATGAATAGTTTGTTCTAAATGACATTCAATTACAATTCATATCGCtccaaaacaattaaaaaatgtctacattaaaaattataatcataATTTGCTGTCCCTGGGATTTACCGTATTACCTGATCCAATTCGAGGTGACGTGGATATATGACGCTTTTGTGTGGCGGGCAGTCGTAAGGCGCCCTGCTAATTTAACACAAGTTTCCCCGCTTAGCTGCTTTTGTGGACTAAGTGTTTCATAAACACTCGTGGGCAGAAGGCAGAGAGCCAAGTCTCTTTGaaattgctttgcttgctATTGAATGTTGAATGGTGAAACCTGCAGCGTGACTAAGAGATTTTTGTACACGCTCATAGCAGGGCGCACTATGAATTTCGGCCTGACGCACCACGGTTGTGATGCGATCAACCCAGGGCCCACCACGTGGCGGTAGACATAGCACGACTTGACGCTGTTCACAGACGGTTGCACCAAACTGGCCAGACCAGGTCCTGGCGATCAGAGGCTACCCCGTTGTGCAGTGTCCAGAGCCCCTTTATGTGTGGGAATTACCCAGAGATAAGAATTACTGAAAAATCGCGTTGCATGTCGCACGATCACGAACTGAAGGAAATTTTTTTATGCAGataaacgcaaaaaaaaaaattaaaacagatATGCAAAGCCAATCGATTGATATCGATTTTagtggttaaaaaaaaaaaaccaaaatagaCCACAGTGAcgaacacaaaaatacttgtgtACTAATGGAGAATATTCCATTGTTCCAGCAGTTGTTAACCGTACGCAGCACAATACTAGCCGCGTGCAGTTTAATCGCTACCGAAGAGTTTTTACTGTAACCACAACTTTTTATCCAGAGCCTCTTGCTGTTTGCGGCAATGAAAAGCTTGGTGTGGTATCGCTTGTTATCGATATCGAACG
This region includes:
- the LOC133848061 gene encoding endoplasmic reticulum-Golgi intermediate compartment protein 2 encodes the protein MSATLRYRGDKSNLLEFAKNLDAFKKVPEKYTETTEIGGTLSLLSRLLIVYLVYTELRYYWHETDIIYQFEPDMALDEQVQMHVDITVAMPCASLSGVDLMDETQQDVFAYGTLQREGVWWQMSESDRRQFQSMQLTNHYLREEYHSVADILFKDILRERHDLPHSENPQRASHSAAAPPPGALQPQPQPQPQQQQPHPHPHPHELPQSESKFDACRLHGTLGINKVAGVLHLVGGAQPVVGLFEDHWMIEFRRMPANFTHRINRLSFGQYSRRIVQPLEGDETVIYEEATTVQYFIKVVPTEIQHTFSTISTFQYAVTENVRKLDSERNSYGSPGIYFKYDWSALKIVVSHDRDYLLTFVIRLCSIISGIIVISGAMNSLLLTLQRRLLQLFAPQLYQRHLNSQQSSALLASSSSSPATSPPPALSVAVAVDSSAKVNVPTVPINELLLMANVDISAYRPTTAPGK
- the LOC133848060 gene encoding uncharacterized protein LOC133848060 is translated as MAFASKCAFVVVTSLLALLLTTPDVVDARRAQGNSQRKTPSSGRVTQPPPPQYSNNADLTKLSYSNNYNAQPNRPTATQTHSANSPVSGNNNNNNQNGSPIGWNVPQQQGQSHQPVPAPAYQAPNYGAAPQPQPSYHAPIQPSQNHGQQYAGVPQGATYYQPNQLPPGATFYPSAGHMPNTGYHPVAAAAPPPGATYYQAGAALPPGATLYAQPPQQSGSSGPGFLTGALAGAATGAVVTHLLSSSGGSSSHPVAAAPPAPAAGQDRIIIINNGVPVNASDGTTVINAGAAAAPPAAAGVPVLPVNGTQMEAMQPAQLAPFAPDNATMPMSNTTDPAAAGAVAPASPAAGSIICVPTKVNETDPTDSSKMVEVEKIACYPAPPPPAVAPGSEPAPLAPLGSPPAAMSPPLAPLAPITTSQPALLPPDQAAVRSSNSGASSICSSTLHAMWPMFAALAAFVVRFAAAGGN